The DNA window AGAAAGAGCAGATTCAAGAGGTGATATATGGGTAAGTTGAAAGTAGCACTCTACTGGGCAAGCAGTTGCGGCGGATGTGATATTGCCACACTTGCCATCGGAGAGAAGATACTTGACGTGGCAGCGGCTGCAGACATTGTTTTCTGGCCCGTGGCCATGGATTTTAAGTACAAAGATATTGAACAAATGGCTGATAAAAGCATTGATGCATGTCTTTTTAATGGAGCAATTCGAAGCACCGAAGATGAGCATGTAGCAAAAATGCTTCGCTCAAAATCAAAGATCATGATTGCTTATGGCTCCTGTGCCTATGAGGGCTGCATTCCCGGCCTTGCAAATCTATTCAGCACAAATTCTCTTTTTGATCGTGCCTATATTGATACACCATCTACTGTTAATGAGGAAAAGGTCTATCCACAGGCAAAAGTACAGGTTCCTGAAGGAGAACTCGAACTGCCCAGGCTTTTCAGTTCAGTCCGGGCACTCAACCAGATAATCGATGTAGACTATTATGTACCTGGCTGCCCCCCGGAGCCAAAAACCACCTGGCTTGCCCTGGAGGCTTTAGTATCTGGGAATCTGCCTGAAAAAGGGAGTATTATCAGTCATTCAAGCAAGGCGCTCTGCGATGAATGCCCCCTGCCGAAGGAAGGCAAAAAAGTAAAGAAATTTTTCAGGCCTCATCAGATCATTGCAGACCCGACAAAGTGTCTCCTCGACCAGGGATTGCTCTGTTACGGAGTTGCCACGCGTGGTGGATGCGGAGCCATGTGTCCTCAAGGAGGAATGCCATGCACCGGCTGTTATGGGCCTGTTGAAGGCGTTGTTGATCAGGGTCTCCACTTTTTGACAGCTCTGGGATCTCTCATAGATTCTACTGATACTGAGGAAATAGCTCGGATTACCGATGAAATTGTCGATCCTGCCGGAACATTTTATCGTTATAGTCTGCCTGTGTCAATAATGAGGAGGGCGAAAACACTATGACTAAAATCATGATTAATCCCATTACCCGACTTGAAGGGCATGGGAAGATTGCAATATTCCTGGATGATGATGGAGAGGTTTCAAATGCATACCTCCAGATACCTGAACTGAGAGGTTTTGAGAAATTCTGCGAAGGCCGGCCTGCTGAGGACATGCCGCAAATTATGCAGCGCATATGCGGCGTCTGCCCCGAGGCCCACCATCTGGCTGCCACAAAGGCTCTGGACAACCTTTTTAAGGTTGAACCTACATCAACAGCCAGAAAACTCCGTGAACTCCTCTACAGTGCTTTTTTTGTAACAGACCATGCCACCCATTTTTACATTTTAGCCGGTCCTGACTTTATCATGGGCCCGGATAGCCCCCCGGCACAGAGGAATATCCTGGGTGTTATCGGAAAAGTAGGTGTAGAGATAGGGAAGAAGGTAATCCAAACGCGGCAGCAGAACCACTGGGT is part of the Pseudomonadota bacterium genome and encodes:
- a CDS encoding oxidoreductase, whose product is MGKLKVALYWASSCGGCDIATLAIGEKILDVAAAADIVFWPVAMDFKYKDIEQMADKSIDACLFNGAIRSTEDEHVAKMLRSKSKIMIAYGSCAYEGCIPGLANLFSTNSLFDRAYIDTPSTVNEEKVYPQAKVQVPEGELELPRLFSSVRALNQIIDVDYYVPGCPPEPKTTWLALEALVSGNLPEKGSIISHSSKALCDECPLPKEGKKVKKFFRPHQIIADPTKCLLDQGLLCYGVATRGGCGAMCPQGGMPCTGCYGPVEGVVDQGLHFLTALGSLIDSTDTEEIARITDEIVDPAGTFYRYSLPVSIMRRAKTL